The following is a genomic window from Salvelinus fontinalis isolate EN_2023a chromosome 11, ASM2944872v1, whole genome shotgun sequence.
ctagtaaccgaaaggttgcaagatcgaatccccgagctgacaaggtacaacaaggcagttaacccactgttcctaggccatcattgaaaataagaatttgttcttaactgactttaaaTAAACTgactttaaataaataaaataaagttaaATTAACATACTGTTGGTCATGTAATCTACATGTATTGATAATATCTAATGACTACGTCTTCAGCTGTCTCTCAAACCTATTCAATCACTGACGAAAGAGACACACGCTGTTTACCTACAGAAACGAGGGAAATGgctcactatgggccctggtctaaagtagtgcactacccctatgggccctggtctaaagtagtgcactacccctatgggccctggtctaaagtagtgcactacccctatgggctctggtctaaagtagacaactacccctatgggctctggtctaaagtagtgcactacacctatgggccctagtctaaagtagtgcactacccctatgggccctggtctaaagtagtgcactacccctatgggccctggtctaaagtagtgcactacccgtatggaccctggtctaaagtagtgcactaccctatgggccctggtctaaagtagtgcagtaccctatgggccctagtctaaagtagtgcactaccctatgggtcctggtctaaagtagtgcactaccctatgggccctagtctaaagtagtgcactaccctatgggtcctggtctaaaggagtgcactagcctatgggtcctggtctaaagtagtgcactaccctatgggtcctggtctaaagtagtgcactacccctatgggtcctggtctaaagtagtgcactacacctatgggccctagtctaaagtagtgcactacccctatgggctctggtctaaagtagtgcactacccccatagggctctggtctaaagtagtgcactacccctatgggtcctggtctaaagtagtgcactaccctatgggtcctggtctaaagtagtgcactacccctatgggccctggtctaaagtagtgcactaccctatgggtcctggtctaaagtagtgcactacacctacgggccctgatctaaagtagtgcactacccctatgggtcctggtctaaagtagtgcactacccctatgggtcctggtctaaagtagtgcactacccctatgggtcctggtctaaagtagtgcactacgtagggaatagggtgccatttgggaggcagcccTACAATGATGAAAGAGAACTATGCCTACAGAGACCAACAGATTAAATATATCAGTTATTGCATTACCTCATAAGAGTGTTAGTTTGGTGTTAGTTTCAGTATTACATCAGCACATGCATCATTTACTACAAAACCAGTTAGAGGAAACACCACAGTTTCATTAGTTGATCAGCCAGAACCACTAATCACGAACCGCCCGTCAtgcctctggtcaacagtagtgttctatgtagGGGAATAGTGTGCCGTTTGGGACGTAACAAAGCTCTTCACCTGTTCATTCTAAGATGACTTCAACCCAGACGTCCCCCTCACCACATACCTTCTCCtgattctcctcctcttccccctcatcATACCCACATCACCAAAGAACTTCCCCAGAACGTGTCATAACTACCTGTTTCCTAGGGATTCCAACCCAAGACCCCATGCTCTGCTGCAAAGAAAGGTGTTACTGAGCGGCCGTGTGTTGGTGTGTGATTTAAAGGAAACTTCGCTCAGTCAGAGAACCCACAACCTCACACCTCTATCGTTTCTGCCTCTGCCTCAACTATATAAATACCTGCCTGTCTTAGCCTCAgcatcagtcagacagacacagaagaACAAGACTTGGGTAGTGTCAGATACAAGGCGGTCTCGTTAAGTCAACTCAAGTCAAGGCCTTTGACTGAAGTTTCCGTACACCGATTGAGGACTATTGAGCTTTGAAGGATCTTCAGCGTGAGGTTGAGGACCATGGATGTGTTATCAAGGGCTGTGATGTGTTTCTGCTTGATGGGCTGGATGACTTTAGGATGGAGTAATGCTGCTCAGTACACATCAAATACCATGAAGAGCAACATAGACAAACTGACAGGCCACTATGTAAGTATCATACACATTATTAACTGGGGAAACAGGGGTTtctcctgacagacagacagacagacagacagacagacggacgaacagacagacagacagacagacagacagacagacggacgaacagacagacagacagacagacagacagacagacagacagacggacgaacagacacacagacagacagacagacagacggacgaacagacagacagacagacagacggacgaacagacacacagacagacagacagacagacagacagacagacagacacgacagCTAATTGGCCTCTACTGGCTGTGTTTGCGTCAGCAAACTTTAGATTCCTGCTTCCTAATGGGAgaccaacagtaggacagaacagggagatctccttcctaatgggagaccaacagtaggacagaacagggagatctccttcctaatgggaggccaacagtaggacagaacagggagatctccttcctaatgggaggccaacagtaggacagaacagggagatctccttcctaatgggaggccaacagtaggacagaacagggagatctccttcctaatgggaggccaacagtaggacagaacagggagatctccttcctaatgggaggccaacagtaggacagaacagggagatctccttcctaatgggaggccaacagtaggacagaacagggagatctccttcctaatgggaggccaacagtaggacagaacagggagatctccttcctaatgggaggccaacagtaggacagaacagggagatctccttcctaatgggaggccaacagtaggacagaacagggagatctccttcctaatgggaggccaacagtaggacagaacagggagatctccttcctaatgggagaccaacagtaggacagaacagggagatctccttcctaatgggaggccaacagtaggacagaacagggagaacaTTGGATGTTGATGAGTTAGAGATCAAATGTTTGACTAAAACCAAGAGGAGTTCCACACTTCCTGCCCAAGCAGGAAAGACTTGTCAGTGAGATTGAAATGAAACAGAAAATGATGACATCATCATAACAGTGCATATCCAGGTAGGCCCAtagacacctggctcaaacaCTTCCATCTGAGGTGAGCTTTAGCTTAGATGTAGCTtggagtttgcacttttgggactactcTATTGTTGCCATTGTACCGGACAAACTAAATGATGTATTTGAAGTTATTTGACGTATttagcccaggtctgacagacacTATACTTGTGATTAGGGGTAGAAGAGCCCACTATACACAATAAACAGCACTAAGTTGAAGGAGAAAAGCAACACCACTGATTGTCATCATGTCTTGCTCTTTCAGACGATCTCCAAGGACCAGCTGTTCAACGGGAACCCTGTTTTCCCCAAGGACACGTTTGAGGTCAGATATATAGTTACACATTGTTATCCCCTTCAGGCTAACATCACCAATGTGGAACTACAGCTTACCCTTGGACTAGGCTGGACACAAAACTACCTTTCAAGATATTAAAAGtattctccttccttccttccttccttccttccttccttccttccttccttccttccttccttccttccttccttccttccttccttccttccttccttccttccttccctccctccctccctccttccttccctccttccctccctccctccctccctccctccctcaggacAGTGAGCGGAGGGTGCTGATGAGTGTGGTTCTGGACGTGTATCTGAGTATCTTCAGCCAGATGCTGAACCAGACGGGGGACCAGGAAGTGAGGGACAGTCTGAATTATGTCAAGGGGAAAATTCAGCATCTCCAGAAACACTATTTCCTGGGGAGGATACCTGAGCTGAGGACACACCTGCAGAATCTGTGGGCCGTCAAGGTGAGCTTCCCTCCATGAAGCAGAACACAGATCTGGTGTCGTCTACTTTCACATGGTCATCGCTTCATATTTTAGCAGATGAAGCCACATAGCAATGACATGAACTTATTTTTGTTACAAATGAAATTAAGGATATGTCAATTAGAATGAAACATCCCATGGACTATGCAACATTTAAATCATCAGCTTTCTGGATTAATTATCCTCAAGCACTGTGctaccatcatcatgactgtagtatagtctactgtatagacaccatcatcattactgtagtatagtctactgtatagacaccatcatcatgactgtagtatagtctactgtatagacaccatcatcatgactgtagtatagtctactgtatagacaccatcatcatgactgtagtatagtctactgtatagacaccatcatcatgactgtagtatagtctactgtataaacaccatcatcatgactgtagtatagtctactgtatagacaccatcatcatgactgtagtatagtctactgtatagacaccatcatcatgactgtagtatagtctactgtataacaCCACCATCATGACTGTGTatgtctactgtatagacaccatcatcattactgtagtatagtctactgtatagacaccatcatcatgactgtagtatagtctactgtatagacaccatcatcattactgtagtatagtctactgtatagacaccatcatcatgactgtagtatagtctactgtatagacaccatcatcatgactgtagtatagtctactgtatagacaccatcatcatgactgtagtatagtctactgtatagacaccatcatcatgactgtagtatagtctactgtataaacaccatcatcatgactgtagtatagtctactgtatagacaccatcatcatgactgtagtatagtctactgtataaacaccatcatcatgactgtagtatagtctactgtatagacaccatcatcatgactgtagtatagtctactgtatagacaccatcatcatgactgtagtatagtctactgtataaacaccaccatcatgactgtagtatagtctactgtatagacaccatcatcatgactgtagtatagtctactgtataaacaccatcatcatgactgtagtatagtctactgtatagacaccatcatcatgactgtagtatagtctactgtataaacaccatcatcatgactgtagtatagtctactgtatagacaccatcatcatgactgtagtatagtctactgtatagacaccatcatcatgactgtagtatagtctactgtatagacaccatcatcatgactgtagtatagtctactgtatagacaccatcatcatgactgtagtatagtctactgtatagacaccatcatcatgactgtagtatagtctactgtataaacaccatcatcatgactgtagtatagtctactgtatagacaccatcatcatgactgtagtatagtctactgtataaacaccatcatcatgactgtagtatagtctactgtatagacaccatcatcatgactgtagtatagtctactgtatagacaccatcatcatgactgtagtatagtctactgtataaacaccatcatcatgactgtagtatagtctactgtatagacaccatcatcatgactgtagtatagtctactgtatagacaccatcatcatgactgtagtatagtctactgtatagacaccatcatcatgactgtagtatagtctactgtatagacaccatcatcatgactgtagtatagtctactgtatagacaccatcatcatgactgtagtatagtctactgtatagacaccatcatcatgactgtagtatagtctactgtatagacaccatcatcatgactgtagtatagtctactgtatagacaccatcatcatgactgtagtatagtctactgtatagacaccatcatcatgacacCTGATAACCTGATAGTTAATGCTTGTATCTTCTATCTCAGACCAGTGATACCTGATGAACTGATAACCTGATAGTTAATGCTTGTATCTTCTATCTCAGACCAGTGATACCTGATGAACTGATAACCTGATAGTTAATGCTTGTATCTTCTATCTCAGACCAGTGACCCCACAGTCCAGGGGAAGGCTCTGTCCGAGTTGGTTACCATCTACGAGAAAGCCTCCAAACTGGCCACTAAGTTCCAGCTGAAGAAGGACAACCGCAGGAAGAGACGGCAAGCCCAGAGGCTCAAATCAAGCATCATGTAGATGACCAACCGTGTCTAGTGTGAAGGCTAGGTGTAGGGGGAAGATACCCCTAGatactgatcttgggtcagtttatcATTTCTCCTCTAATGGtgaaggttaggattgggggaggggcagctgatcctagatctgtacctcaGGGAAACTTCCCCCCGGAGACACAGTGGAGATACATATTGAAGTTACATATTACCTTGATACAAAAGGCCTGAACTGGACATCtatttataaaatgtatttatttaatctatGAAATGACGCACAATACTCAATGGTATATTATCATTGTTAAGAGTTTTTATTTCTCTTGAATCAATAGATTTAGTTAATTTATATTTATTATTCATTATCTagatttttttgaatttttttaatAAATAGTTATTTATTGCAGATTATGCTAAATCTGTAAATTCTATGACTGAATAAATGAACACTGAGGAAACAATTCTGATGACTGATATtatctatccacacacacacacacacacacacacacacacacacacacacacacacacacacacacacacacacacacacacacacacacacacacacacacacacacacacacacacacacacacacacacacacacacacacacacacacacacacacacacacacacacacgtctatgTGTGGTGCTGTATGGAAATATCACACATTGGCCGACTGAACTTTTATAATTGTTCTCGTATTGAAACCAAAACACTCCCCTGCATGGGGCCCACACAACGGCTTTGTCCCAAATGGGcggcctggtcaaaggtagtgcactatataggggctaggctgccatttgggatgccccCACGCCGTCCTCAGAAACAGGAACAAACACTCCAACCTAAACACTTGAATTATTTAAATTAAATACCTGGGAATACCATGGGAAAAACACACTATTATCCATGGGAGAAACACACTATTATCCATGGGAAAAACACACTATTATCCATGGGAAAAACACACTATTATCCATGGGAGAAACACACTATTATCCATGAGAAAAACACACTATTATCCATGTAAAAAACACACTATCATCCATGGGAGAAACACACTATTATCCATAGGAAAAACAAATGATTATCAATGGGAAAAACATTTTTACCTTTGCCCtaccactaacacacctgattcaactaaaggCTTGATTATGAGATGGAAAAAAAGCGCACCTCTTTAGGTCCCCAGAACCCTGGGTTAGgaaacactgggttagggttagtaaacactgggttagggttagtaaacaCTGGGTTAGTAAACACTGGGTTGGGGTTAGTAAACACTGGGTTGGGGTTAGTAAACACTGGGTTAGTAAACACTGTTTTAAGGTTAGTAAAcactgggtcagggttagtaaacactgggttagggttagtaaacactgggttagtaaacactgggttagggttagtaaacaCTGGGTTAAGGTTAGTAAACACTGGGTTATGGTTAGTAAACACTGGGTTAGTaaacactgggttagggttagtaaacactgggttagtaaacactgggttagggttagtaaacactgggttagggttagtaaacaCTGGGTTAAGGGTAGTAAAcactgggtcagggttagtaaaCACTGGGTTAAGGGTAGTAAAcactgggtcagggttagtaaacactgggttagggttagtaaacactgggttagtaaacactgggttagggttagtaaacactgggttaaggttagtaaacactgggttagtaaacactgggttagggttagtaaacactgggttagggttagtaaacactgggttagggttagtaaacactgggttagtaaacactgggttagggttagtaaacactgggttagggttagtaaacactgggttagtaaacactgggttagggttagtaaacactgggttagggttagtaaacactgggttagggttagtaaacaCTGGGTTTGGGTTAGTAAACACTGGGTTAAGGTTAGTAAACACTGGTTTAGGAAACACTGGGTTAAGGTTAGTAAACACTGGTTTAGGAAACACTGGGTTAGTAAACACTGGGTTAAGGTTAGTAAACACTGGTTTAGGAAACACTGGGTTAGTAAACACTGGGTTATTAAACACTGGTTTAGGAAACACTGGGTTAGTAAATACTGGGTTAGTAAACACTGGTTTAGTaaacactgggttagggttaggaaacaCTTGGTCAGgaaacactgggttagggttaggaaacactgggttagggttaggaaacaCTGGGTCAGGAAACACTGGGTTAGTaaacactgggttagggttaggaaacactgggttagggttaggaaacaCTGGGTCAGGAAACACTATGTTAGGGTTAGGAAACACTGGGTCAGGAAACACTGCGTAAGCGTTAGGAAACACTGGGTCAGgaaacactgggttagggttaggaaacaCTGGGTCAGGAAACACTGCGTAAGCGTTAGGAAACACTGGGTCAGgaaacactgggttagggttaggaaacactgggttagggttaggaaacaCTGGGTCAGGGTTAGGAAACACTGGGTCAGgaaacactgggttagggttaggaaacactgggttagggttaggaaacactgggttagtaaacactgggttagggttaggaaacaCTGGGTTAGGAAACACTgggtttgtcacaccctgatctgtttcacctgtcttgtgcttgtctccacccccctctaggtgtcgcccattttccccattatcccctgagcctttatacctgtgttttctgtttgtctgttgcagtATGTCTTGTCTTGTCAAGCTTACCAATATGTTTTCCCCGTACTCCTGTTATGCTCTTGCACCTGTACCTGCCTGAcgctgccctggattactgacctctgtctgccctgaccctaaccctgcctgccgttctgtacctgcctgacactggcctggattactgacctctgtctgccctgaccctgaccctgcctgccgttctgtacctgcctgatgctggcctggattactgacctctgtctgccctgaccctgaccctgcctgccgttctgtacctgcctgatgctggcctggattactgacctctgtctgccctgaccctgaccctgcctgccgttctgtacctgcctgatgctggcctggattactgacctctgtctgccctgaccctgagcctgcctgccgttctgtacctgcctgacactgctctggattactgacctctgcctgccctgaccgtaACCCtgtctgccgttctgtaccttactgactctgccaggattactgacctctggCTGCCCTTGACGTTTGTCATGCAGACAGCCCCCCTCCTCCCATATAGACTTCAACAGTGTTTGTCATGCAGACAGACCCCCATCCTCCCATAtagacttcaacagtgtttatcaTGCAGACAGCCCCCCTCCTCCCATATAGACATCAACAGTGTTTATCATGCAGACAGCCCCCCTCCTCCCATAtagacttcaacagtgtttatcaTAAAGACAGACCCCCTCCTCCCATAtagacttcaacagtgtttatcaTGCAGACAGCCCCCCTCCTCCCATAtagacttcaacagtgtttagCATGCAGACAGCCCCCCTCCTCCCATATAGACTTCAACAGTGTTTGTCCTACAGACAGTCCCCCTCCTCCCGTAtagacttcaacagtgtttatcaTGCAGACAGACCCCCTCCTCCCATATAGACTTCAACAGTGTTTGTCATGCAGACAGCCCCCCTCCTCCCATAtagacttcaacagtgtttatcaTGCAGACAGTCCCCCTCCTCCCATAtagacttcaacagtgtttatcaTGCAGACAGTCCCCCTCCTCCCATATAGACTTCAACAGTGTCATGCAGACAGACCCCATCCTCCCATAtagacttcaacagtgtttatcaTGCAGACAGTCCCCCACCTCCCATAtaga
Proteins encoded in this region:
- the LOC129864910 gene encoding interferon gamma 1-like, with protein sequence MDVLSRAVMCFCLMGWMTLGWSNAAQYTSNTMKSNIDKLTGHYTISKDQLFNGNPVFPKDTFEDSERRVLMSVVLDVYLSIFSQMLNQTGDQEVRDSLNYVKGKIQHLQKHYFLGRIPELRTHLQNLWAVKTSDPTVQGKALSELVTIYEKASKLATKFQLKKDNRRKRRQAQRLKSSIM